The Theropithecus gelada isolate Dixy chromosome 11, Tgel_1.0, whole genome shotgun sequence genome includes a region encoding these proteins:
- the SIRT4 gene encoding NAD-dependent protein lipoamidase sirtuin-4, mitochondrial, with protein MKCPQSCERMKMSFGLTFKSAKGHWIANPSWQCSKASIGLFVPASPPLDPEKVKELQRFITLSKRLLVMTGAGISTESGIPDYRSEKVGLYARTDRRPIQHGDFVRSAPIRQRYWARNFVGWPQFSSHQPNPAHWALSTWEKLGKLYWLVTQNVDALHTKAGSRRLTELHGCMHRVLCLDCGEQTPRGVLQERFQVLNPTWSAEAYGLAPDGDVFLSEEQVRSFQVPSCVQCGGHLKPDVVFFGDTVNPDKVDFVHKRVKEADSLLVVGSSLQVYSSYRFILTAQEKKLPIAILNIGPTRSDDLACLKLNSRCGELLPLIDPR; from the exons aatGAAGATGAGCTTTGGGTTGACTTTCAAGTCAGCAAAAGGCCATTGGATCGCAAACCCCAGCTGGCAGTGCTCGAAAGCTTCCATTGGGTTATTTGTGCCAGCAAGTCCTCCTTTGGACCCTGAGAAGGTCAAAGAGTTACAGCGCTTCATCACACTTTCCAAGAGACTCCTCGTAATGACTGGGGCAGGAATCTCCACCGAGTCGGGGATACCAGACTACAGGTCAGAAAAGGTGGGGCTTTATGCCCGCACTGACCGCAGGCCCATCCAGCATGGCGATTTTGTCCGGAGTGCCCCAATCCGCCAGCGGTACTGGGCGAGAAACTTTGTGGGCTGGCCTCAATTCTCCTCCCACCAGCCTAACCCTGCACACTGGGCTTTGAGTACCTGGGAGAAACTCGGAAAGCTGTACTGGTTGGTGACCCAAAATGTGGATGCCTTGCACACCAAGGCAGGGAGTCGGCGCCTGACAGAGCTCCACGGATGCATGCACAG GGTCCTGTGCTTGGATTGTGGGGAACAGACTCCCCGGGGGGTGCTGCAAGAGCGCTTCCAAGTCCTGAACCCCACCTGGAGTGCTGAGGCCTATGGTCTGGCTCCTGATGGTGACGTCTTTCTCTCAGAGGAGCAAGTCCGGAGCTTTCAGGTCCCATCCTGCGTTCAATGTGGAGGCCATCTGAAACCAGATGTCGTTTTCTTCGGGGACACAGTGAACCCTGACAAGGTTGATTTTGTGCACAAGCGTGTAAAAGAAGCCGACTCCCTCTTGGTGGTGGGATCATCCTTGCAG GTATACTCCAGTTACAGGTTTATCCTCACTGCCCAGGAGAAGAAGCTGCCGATTGCAATACTGAACATTGGGCCCACACGGTCAGATGACTTGGCATGTCTGAAACTGAATTCTCGTTGTGGAGAGTTGCTGCCTTTGATAGACCCACGCTGA